One stretch of Riemerella columbina DNA includes these proteins:
- a CDS encoding APC family permease — MAIADTPKKIGLKEAISIGIGGMVGGGIFAVLGLAVSLAKGGTPVAFLFAGVLALITSYSYVKLSKTYPDRGGTVKFINQGFGRTVFSGAVNNLLWLSYIIMLSLYASAFGSYAPNLIKITGDKTIDFHVFATVIILIATAINYYSIVVVGKIESYAVVIKLVILLGFVGIGAYGLIGNPNLEQLSMAHWENPIQLFAGGMVIFVAYEGFELIANAAPDIINPEKNIPKAYYYSVIFVILLYIVIAVVTVGSLPFSEIANAQDYVLAEAAKPMLGQIGFTIITIAALISTFSAINASLYGGSQVNYEIAEDQELPSHFLAQLWGQPIGLMITAVATLILVNTLPLESISTAGSIGFLLIFGLVNGVGFKLSAAIKGQRWIPLMGVLLSAIALGILIHQQWGSSPQGVWVSVGIIAFCLIGEWLYQRRKKSV; from the coding sequence ATGGCAATAGCGGATACACCCAAGAAAATAGGACTTAAAGAAGCTATATCCATCGGGATTGGTGGTATGGTGGGCGGCGGTATTTTTGCGGTGTTGGGCTTGGCGGTGTCTTTGGCTAAGGGCGGTACCCCTGTGGCGTTTCTCTTTGCTGGCGTGCTGGCGCTCATCACTTCTTATAGTTATGTTAAACTTTCTAAAACTTACCCTGACCGAGGTGGCACTGTGAAATTCATCAACCAAGGTTTTGGCAGAACGGTATTTAGTGGCGCGGTTAATAATTTGCTGTGGTTGAGTTATATCATTATGCTGTCGCTCTATGCCTCGGCTTTTGGTTCTTATGCCCCTAATCTCATTAAAATTACAGGAGACAAAACCATTGATTTTCATGTTTTTGCTACGGTGATTATCCTCATTGCTACGGCGATTAACTATTATAGTATAGTGGTGGTGGGCAAGATAGAATCTTATGCTGTGGTGATTAAACTGGTGATTTTGTTGGGCTTTGTGGGTATTGGCGCTTATGGACTGATAGGAAATCCTAATTTGGAACAATTGTCAATGGCACATTGGGAAAATCCGATCCAACTATTTGCTGGTGGTATGGTCATTTTTGTGGCGTATGAAGGCTTTGAGCTGATAGCGAACGCAGCGCCAGACATCATCAATCCTGAAAAAAATATCCCTAAGGCGTACTATTATTCCGTGATTTTTGTGATCCTTCTTTATATTGTGATTGCGGTGGTTACGGTGGGCTCGTTGCCTTTTTCGGAAATTGCTAATGCACAAGATTATGTATTGGCAGAGGCCGCTAAGCCGATGTTGGGGCAAATAGGATTTACCATCATTACCATTGCAGCGCTTATTTCTACTTTTTCTGCTATCAATGCCTCGTTATATGGCGGTTCCCAAGTGAATTACGAAATTGCCGAAGACCAAGAGCTACCCTCTCATTTTTTAGCGCAACTTTGGGGACAACCGATTGGGCTGATGATTACCGCCGTGGCGACTTTAATTCTGGTGAATACCTTACCTTTGGAGAGTATTTCTACCGCAGGGAGCATCGGGTTTTTGCTGATTTTTGGCTTGGTGAATGGCGTAGGCTTTAAACTTTCCGCCGCGATTAAAGGTCAACGCTGGATTCCGTTGATGGGCGTTCTTTTGTCCGCCATCGCATTAGGGATTTTAATCCATCAGCAATGGGGGAGTAGTCCACAAGGCGTTTGGGTGTCGGTGGGCATTATCGCGTTTTGTCTGATAGGCGAGTGGCTTTATCAGCGCCGAAAAAAAAGCGTATAA
- a CDS encoding YeiH family protein: MQYSVVGLGFGMNAIEAMKAGKEGLIFTIVSISSTLIIGLLLGKWLKIPNNTSTLISSGTAICGGSAIAAVAPVIDAKENETSVALASIFILNALALFIFPVVGHSLSMSQEDFGLWLAITIHDTSSVVGAAQKYGYEALKIATTVKLERTLWIIPVSLMFVLIQKKRSKKVHHQAKIIYPDVHRCNAHQHFCTEHLAVESLYCAHRQKKVWG, from the coding sequence TTGCAATATTCGGTGGTGGGGTTAGGCTTCGGAATGAATGCCATTGAGGCGATGAAAGCGGGTAAAGAAGGCTTAATATTCACGATTGTTTCCATCAGTAGTACGCTGATTATCGGATTGTTATTGGGCAAATGGCTCAAAATTCCGAACAATACCAGTACGCTGATTTCTTCGGGGACGGCGATTTGTGGCGGTAGTGCTATTGCGGCGGTTGCCCCTGTGATTGATGCTAAGGAGAATGAAACTTCTGTCGCCTTGGCGAGTATCTTCATCCTTAATGCATTGGCGTTGTTTATTTTCCCTGTGGTGGGACATTCTTTGTCGATGAGTCAAGAGGATTTTGGGTTGTGGTTAGCCATTACCATCCACGATACGAGTTCGGTGGTGGGAGCGGCACAAAAATACGGCTATGAGGCATTGAAAATCGCTACGACGGTAAAGCTGGAGCGTACTTTGTGGATTATTCCTGTCTCGCTGATGTTTGTATTGATACAGAAAAAACGCTCGAAAAAGGTACACCACCAAGCGAAGATTATTTATCCTGATGTTCATCGTTGCAATGCTCATCAACACTTTTGTACCGAGCATCTCGCCGTTGAGTCATTATATTGTGCTCATCGCCAAAAAAAGGTTTGGGGCTGA
- a CDS encoding porin family protein translates to MKKVFLGLAVAVSSLTFAQQFGVKAGANFSSISKDGDFADTKGKTGFYAGVFMNAPLAENFSIQPEVIYNNVGAKVSLNNIDTKLNLDYISVPVMFQYNATPEFYLEAGPQFSFLVNSKIKSDNQLVESVANYFNSKDNYNSFDFGMGLGLGYNFTPNIGINARYVAGFTDLSKNGSVDVANKDGKNRNNTFQVGLGFKF, encoded by the coding sequence ATGAAAAAAGTATTTTTAGGCTTAGCCGTAGCAGTTAGTTCATTAACTTTCGCACAACAATTTGGTGTTAAAGCAGGTGCTAACTTTTCTTCTATCTCTAAAGATGGGGATTTTGCAGATACTAAAGGAAAAACTGGTTTCTACGCTGGTGTATTTATGAACGCACCATTAGCAGAGAATTTTAGCATCCAACCAGAGGTTATCTATAACAATGTAGGTGCTAAAGTTTCATTGAATAATATCGATACTAAATTAAATTTAGACTACATCTCTGTACCAGTAATGTTCCAGTACAACGCAACACCTGAATTCTATTTAGAAGCTGGTCCTCAATTTAGTTTCTTAGTTAACTCTAAAATTAAATCTGACAACCAATTGGTAGAATCAGTAGCAAACTACTTTAACAGCAAAGACAACTACAACTCTTTTGACTTTGGTATGGGATTAGGTTTAGGTTACAACTTTACACCTAACATCGGTATCAATGCAAGATATGTTGCAGGATTTACAGATTTAAGCAAAAATGGTTCTGTAGATGTAGCGAACAAAGATGGTAAAAACAGAAACAACACTTTCCAAGTTGGTTTAGGATTTAAATTCTAA
- the aroB gene encoding 3-dehydroquinate synthase has product MISILDPQLSAINQYIAQSQPSQLLILVDENTHQHCLPYFLGNLETDIPFEIIEIEPGEALKTIDTAVQLWEILSEFKADRKALFINLGGGVITDMGGFVASTYKRGIPFIHMPTTLLSMVDASIGGKTGIDHQFLKNIVGSFALPEQIFVAFDFLKTLPYIELRSGFAEMLKHGLIAEAAHWEDLINIDELSAETIVPYIESSMRIKQNIVNHDFKENNIRKILNFGHTIGHAIESLFISSGQPIPHGEAVVLGMIMETHLSALEHLISEETSEHIISEIQKFYPYISIDAFDDDSILQLMKNDKKNNHRNINFSLLNGIGTAIFDHKASEENVKKAIFYYKNLQNRITST; this is encoded by the coding sequence ATGATTTCCATTTTAGATCCCCAATTGAGTGCTATCAACCAATACATTGCACAATCTCAGCCCAGCCAATTGCTTATATTGGTTGACGAAAATACGCACCAACATTGCCTCCCCTACTTTTTAGGAAACTTAGAAACCGATATTCCTTTTGAAATTATTGAAATAGAACCCGGCGAAGCCCTAAAAACCATAGATACCGCTGTGCAATTATGGGAGATTCTTTCAGAGTTTAAGGCTGATAGAAAGGCGCTTTTCATCAATTTAGGCGGTGGCGTGATCACAGATATGGGCGGCTTTGTGGCATCTACTTATAAGCGTGGCATTCCTTTTATCCATATGCCTACCACGCTCCTCTCTATGGTAGATGCTTCTATCGGTGGGAAAACAGGAATTGACCACCAATTTCTCAAAAATATCGTTGGGAGTTTTGCCCTGCCAGAGCAAATTTTCGTCGCTTTTGATTTCCTCAAAACCTTACCTTATATAGAACTCAGAAGTGGTTTTGCCGAGATGCTCAAACACGGACTGATCGCAGAAGCCGCACATTGGGAAGATTTAATCAACATTGATGAGCTTTCCGCCGAAACCATAGTGCCTTATATAGAAAGCTCGATGAGGATTAAGCAAAATATTGTGAATCATGATTTTAAAGAAAACAACATTCGCAAAATCCTTAATTTTGGACATACCATAGGGCACGCCATTGAGAGTTTATTTATCAGTTCAGGACAACCTATTCCACACGGTGAGGCGGTAGTTTTGGGGATGATTATGGAGACCCATTTATCAGCTTTGGAACATTTAATTTCGGAAGAAACAAGCGAACATATCATCTCTGAAATCCAAAAATTCTATCCTTATATCTCTATTGATGCCTTTGATGATGATTCTATACTCCAACTTATGAAAAATGATAAAAAAAATAATCACAGAAATATCAATTTTTCGTTGCTCAATGGGATAGGAACAGCCATTTTTGACCATAAAGCTTCTGAAGAAAATGTCAAAAAAGCTATTTTTTATTATAAAAATCTCCAAAACAGAATCACATCAACCTAA
- a CDS encoding HU family DNA-binding protein, translating into MNKSELIDAMAKDAEISKVAAKKALESFINCVTETLKKKDGKVSLVGFGTFSVTERAARQGINPATKKAIKIPAKKVAKFKAGSELADAVAGAKKK; encoded by the coding sequence ATGAACAAGTCTGAACTAATCGACGCAATGGCTAAAGATGCCGAAATTTCAAAAGTAGCGGCTAAAAAAGCTTTAGAATCTTTTATCAACTGTGTTACTGAAACGCTTAAAAAGAAAGATGGTAAAGTATCTTTAGTTGGTTTTGGTACTTTCTCTGTAACTGAGAGAGCGGCAAGACAAGGTATCAACCCTGCAACTAAAAAAGCTATCAAAATCCCTGCGAAAAAGGTAGCTAAATTTAAAGCAGGTTCTGAATTAGCTGATGCTGTGGCTGGAGCTAAGAAAAAATAA
- a CDS encoding NifU family protein — MAQTIENLETRVEEALESIRPFLNKDGGDIELVKIEDLTVYVKLLGNCSSCPISFSTMKLGVENTIKEKVPEIVKVESIE, encoded by the coding sequence ATGGCACAAACAATAGAAAATTTAGAAACCCGAGTGGAGGAAGCCTTGGAAAGCATTAGACCTTTCCTCAATAAAGATGGCGGCGATATAGAATTGGTGAAAATAGAAGATTTAACCGTTTATGTTAAGCTTTTAGGGAATTGTTCCAGCTGCCCGATCAGTTTTTCCACAATGAAATTGGGCGTTGAAAATACCATTAAAGAAAAGGTTCCAGAAATTGTAAAGGTAGAAAGTATAGAGTAA
- a CDS encoding Mrp/NBP35 family ATP-binding protein gives MLKKDRVLEFLKEVEVDDLVNNVQIMGNDVYIDMTAHSPAMHEKKKLEAAMKQAFASEFGEEVVLKLKIVSPEPSEIQQNQIKGKSIPGIQNIIAIASGKGGVGKSTIAANLAVTLAKMGFKVGLLDADIYGPSVPTMFDTEGAKPISVEENGRHLMKPIENYGVKMLSIGYFSGANQAVVWRGPMAAKALNQMLRDAAWGELDFLLIDLPPGTGDIHLSIIQEVPVTGAVIVSTPQHVALADVKKGIAMFQMESINIPVLGLIENMAYFTPEELPDNKYYIFGKQGAQYMAEDLGIPILGEIPIIQSIREAGDVGRPAALQEPSKITEIYTETAQKMVESLVERNKNLPPTEAVKITTMAGCSPKK, from the coding sequence ATGTTAAAAAAAGATAGAGTTTTAGAATTTCTAAAAGAGGTAGAGGTAGATGATTTGGTGAACAATGTGCAGATTATGGGCAATGATGTCTATATTGATATGACCGCACACTCCCCAGCCATGCACGAAAAGAAAAAATTAGAAGCCGCAATGAAACAGGCTTTCGCATCAGAATTTGGAGAAGAAGTGGTGCTTAAGCTCAAAATTGTCTCTCCAGAACCTTCCGAAATTCAGCAAAACCAAATTAAAGGGAAATCTATCCCTGGGATTCAGAATATTATCGCTATTGCTTCTGGTAAAGGGGGCGTGGGTAAATCAACCATCGCTGCCAATTTAGCCGTTACTTTAGCCAAAATGGGCTTCAAAGTCGGATTATTAGATGCCGATATTTATGGACCTTCCGTTCCTACTATGTTTGATACCGAAGGCGCTAAGCCCATTTCTGTGGAAGAAAACGGCAGACATCTGATGAAACCCATAGAAAATTATGGCGTAAAAATGCTTTCTATTGGCTATTTTTCAGGAGCTAATCAAGCGGTCGTTTGGCGTGGTCCTATGGCTGCTAAAGCTTTAAACCAAATGTTAAGAGATGCTGCTTGGGGCGAGTTGGATTTCCTACTGATAGACTTGCCACCAGGAACGGGCGACATCCATCTTTCTATCATTCAAGAAGTGCCTGTAACAGGCGCCGTTATTGTGAGTACGCCTCAGCATGTGGCATTAGCCGATGTAAAAAAAGGTATCGCGATGTTCCAAATGGAGAGCATCAACATTCCTGTATTAGGGTTGATTGAAAATATGGCTTATTTCACCCCAGAAGAATTGCCAGATAATAAATATTATATCTTCGGTAAACAAGGCGCTCAATATATGGCGGAAGATTTAGGCATTCCTATATTGGGCGAAATTCCAATCATTCAAAGCATTAGAGAAGCTGGAGATGTCGGCAGACCTGCAGCACTACAAGAACCTTCTAAAATTACTGAAATCTACACCGAAACCGCTCAAAAAATGGTGGAAAGTTTGGTGGAAAGAAATAAAAATCTACCTCCTACGGAAGCCGTTAAAATCACGACTATGGCAGGCTGTTCACCTAAAAAATAA
- a CDS encoding dicarboxylate/amino acid:cation symporter: MKGQNKLFIAIIIGLVLGIGLGGLVHFQYPEYTEDFAKNIKLLGTIFIRLVQMIIAPLVFTTLVVGIAKMSDIQMIGRVGTKAMMWFITASLVSLFIGLVLVNWLEPGKVTQLPIQDTASAAEIVSNSKGFSLEDFVKHIIPKSVFEAFATNEVLQIVVFSIMFGIALSQLGESYSKPVIKALDICAHAILKMVGYIMWMAPLGVLGAIAAVVATNGFEIFIVYAIYLRDFFFALAILWLVLCLVGYLILGPRLFDLLKRIKEPLLIAFSTTSSEAVFPKLVEELEKFGANSRIVSFILPLGYSFNLDGSMMYMTFASIFIAQIYGIDMSVGQQITMLLVLMLTSKGIAGVPRASLVIIVATCSMFGIPPEGIALILPIDHFCDMGRSMTNVLGNALATSAVSKWEGQLSAPKDLEHLEKNA, translated from the coding sequence ATGAAAGGACAAAATAAACTTTTTATCGCCATTATTATCGGCTTGGTTTTAGGGATCGGACTTGGTGGCTTGGTGCATTTTCAATATCCAGAATACACTGAAGATTTTGCAAAGAATATTAAACTTTTAGGCACCATTTTCATTAGATTGGTTCAGATGATTATTGCACCTTTGGTTTTTACCACTTTAGTTGTGGGGATTGCTAAAATGAGTGACATCCAAATGATTGGCCGTGTGGGTACCAAAGCGATGATGTGGTTCATTACCGCCTCTTTGGTTTCTTTATTTATAGGTCTGGTTTTGGTCAATTGGTTAGAACCTGGGAAGGTGACCCAACTGCCTATCCAAGACACGGCTTCCGCAGCGGAAATTGTGAGCAATAGCAAAGGATTTTCATTAGAAGATTTCGTAAAACACATTATTCCTAAAAGTGTATTTGAAGCCTTTGCCACCAATGAAGTGCTACAAATCGTAGTCTTCTCTATTATGTTTGGCATCGCGCTTTCTCAACTTGGCGAATCGTATTCTAAACCTGTAATCAAAGCGTTAGACATTTGTGCCCACGCCATTCTTAAAATGGTCGGCTATATTATGTGGATGGCACCATTAGGCGTTTTAGGCGCTATAGCGGCGGTAGTTGCCACCAATGGTTTTGAAATTTTCATTGTCTATGCCATTTATCTTCGGGACTTTTTCTTTGCTCTGGCAATACTTTGGTTAGTGCTCTGTTTGGTGGGCTATTTGATATTAGGCCCTCGCCTTTTTGATTTATTGAAAAGAATAAAAGAACCGCTACTCATTGCCTTCTCCACCACCAGCTCCGAGGCTGTATTCCCAAAATTGGTTGAAGAATTAGAAAAATTTGGAGCCAATAGTAGAATCGTTTCTTTTATTTTGCCTTTGGGCTATTCCTTCAATTTAGATGGCAGTATGATGTATATGACCTTTGCCTCTATTTTTATCGCTCAGATTTACGGAATTGATATGTCCGTTGGGCAACAAATCACAATGCTGCTGGTGCTTATGCTGACTTCCAAAGGGATTGCTGGTGTGCCAAGAGCCAGTTTGGTTATCATTGTTGCCACTTGTTCTATGTTCGGAATTCCGCCAGAAGGCATAGCTTTAATCCTGCCAATAGACCATTTTTGCGATATGGGAAGAAGTATGACCAATGTTTTAGGCAACGCTCTGGCAACCTCCGCGGTTTCTAAATGGGAAGGACAGTTGAGCGCGCCGAAAGACCTGGAACATTTGGAAAAAAATGCTTAA
- a CDS encoding protein O-mannosyl-transferase family: MKDWHFKQWNTALGWAVFLIALVTYLSTIEPNFSFWDCGEYISSAVKLEVTHAPGAALFQIVGAVFAMLALGNSAYYSLVINAMSALFSALTILFLFWTITHLVRRLLGKSFQNINTQESLVVLGSGLVGALAFTFSDTFWFSAVEGEVYSMASLFIALIVWLITKWENEYNAPDNERWIILIFFVVGLSVGVHMMCMLAVPMICLVYYARHYTFTWKSFLIANLITLGVLAMVFKGIFPFIMVMFGKSEIFFVNGLGLPFHSGTLFAFAVLVILAYLAINYSKKNGNHLLQTAVLSVVYMLIGFSCWMMIPIRANANPPMNLNDPNNAIGMLDYYNREQYGDWPTIYGQNYTAYLDWNGMEKNEDGSLKTIKTGKTYEKDEKTGRYIEVGEKFQYVYSPNHVGFLPRMFAQDRNVMANYISMYGAPDFEFNDADDDIANSPEAAEFYKELRDKYEKGKITVEDYLQAKSYHLINVKKPTLGQSLDYFITFQNGYYFVRYLMWNFVGRQNDLEGHMENTNGNWVSGFSFVDDALYGKQSDMPKKFHNESTVYFFFLPLLLGLLGFYFQLTKDFGRFYAVLSLFILTSVGIVFYTGVKPFEPRERDYAMVGAFYAFAIWIGLGAAAILHLVQDKTKNKKAVLGVGVLLLGIPALMGFQNYTPHDRSHRYTAYDYAYSTLKSLPKNDILFVYGDNDTYPLWAIQETERFRDDVKVVNFTLLATPWNIDQNKRRTYNSMPVPSALVHEDYREGVNEQIHTLSPNEWQQIFENLKANGAPEDILRSFRKYQTQDQMTLKEAIAFLKQKSEDKDLVLKMLYGEEKYEQYNFLPVSKFVLPVNVKNAVKSGIIKPQDATKAESQIVINYKKSTLFKNDLMMMDILAHFDWNRPIHFSVGGIYDETNIFYLKNYLQYDGFSYRLVPIKTEETEDGEFGRVDADELYQVVKNFRWGNFKDLNAHFDETCTSNIYSYRSSASRAAEVLAAKGERQKAREILNLANTEIPVEKYNDPRSLTAIIYAYILAGEEKKGLALADQLQKEIMNEYDYYLSLSPRDQQYVKRQMATQPMLYSMVVASVADAYKKLGNEKKGYQYLIDAVKPIDKKFNIFIEDLLAMGKEKANRESENVQKITPFYQYLFEVMKPYDTTYPAEKMSQIEETLISTLSGGAKQLKERTTNQPTDATKVQKPKTSSPNTDTLSVKIEESASE; encoded by the coding sequence ATGAAAGATTGGCACTTTAAACAATGGAATACTGCCTTAGGTTGGGCAGTTTTTTTAATCGCGTTGGTGACTTACCTGAGCACGATAGAACCTAATTTTAGCTTTTGGGACTGCGGTGAGTACATCTCTTCTGCGGTTAAGTTAGAGGTCACCCACGCACCAGGGGCGGCTTTATTTCAAATTGTAGGTGCCGTTTTTGCGATGTTAGCGCTCGGCAATTCTGCATATTATTCATTGGTTATCAATGCGATGTCGGCGCTGTTTAGTGCATTAACCATATTATTTTTATTCTGGACCATCACGCATTTGGTAAGACGGCTTTTGGGCAAATCTTTCCAAAATATCAATACGCAAGAAAGCCTTGTGGTTTTAGGCTCGGGGCTGGTGGGAGCGTTGGCGTTCACTTTTTCAGATACTTTTTGGTTCTCAGCAGTAGAGGGCGAGGTGTACTCAATGGCATCGCTATTTATTGCGCTAATAGTCTGGCTCATCACCAAATGGGAAAACGAATATAATGCTCCCGATAACGAGCGTTGGATTATCCTCATTTTCTTTGTGGTTGGGCTTTCCGTGGGCGTTCATATGATGTGTATGCTGGCTGTGCCTATGATCTGTTTGGTGTACTATGCGCGCCATTATACTTTTACTTGGAAGAGTTTTTTAATCGCTAATTTAATCACATTGGGCGTTTTAGCAATGGTATTTAAAGGCATTTTCCCTTTTATCATGGTGATGTTTGGCAAATCGGAAATCTTTTTTGTTAATGGTTTAGGCTTGCCATTCCACTCGGGGACGCTATTTGCTTTCGCTGTTTTGGTGATTTTAGCATATTTAGCCATCAATTATTCTAAGAAAAATGGCAATCATCTATTGCAAACCGCTGTTCTGTCCGTGGTTTATATGCTGATAGGCTTTTCTTGTTGGATGATGATTCCTATCCGTGCGAATGCCAATCCGCCAATGAACCTTAACGACCCGAACAACGCCATTGGAATGTTAGATTATTACAACCGCGAACAGTACGGCGATTGGCCAACCATCTATGGGCAAAACTATACCGCCTACCTTGACTGGAATGGTATGGAGAAAAATGAGGATGGCAGCCTCAAAACGATAAAAACTGGAAAAACTTACGAAAAAGATGAGAAAACAGGGCGTTATATAGAGGTTGGCGAAAAATTCCAATATGTATACAGCCCTAATCATGTGGGCTTTTTGCCAAGGATGTTTGCTCAAGATAGAAATGTTATGGCGAACTATATCTCTATGTATGGTGCGCCAGATTTTGAGTTTAACGACGCTGATGATGATATTGCCAATAGTCCAGAGGCAGCGGAGTTCTATAAGGAATTAAGAGATAAATACGAAAAAGGAAAAATCACGGTAGAGGATTACCTCCAAGCCAAATCCTACCATTTAATCAATGTAAAGAAACCTACTTTGGGGCAGAGTTTGGACTATTTTATAACCTTTCAAAATGGTTATTATTTTGTGCGTTATTTAATGTGGAACTTCGTTGGGCGCCAGAATGATTTAGAAGGTCATATGGAAAACACCAATGGCAACTGGGTTTCTGGCTTTTCCTTCGTTGATGATGCCCTTTATGGCAAACAATCGGATATGCCGAAGAAATTCCATAACGAATCTACGGTTTACTTTTTCTTCCTGCCGCTGTTGTTAGGGCTTTTGGGCTTCTACTTTCAGCTGACCAAAGATTTTGGACGCTTTTATGCCGTTTTGTCTTTATTTATTTTGACCAGCGTGGGCATTGTCTTTTATACGGGCGTTAAACCATTTGAACCTCGTGAGAGAGATTACGCTATGGTCGGTGCTTTCTATGCTTTTGCTATTTGGATCGGCTTAGGGGCTGCGGCTATTCTTCATCTGGTTCAAGACAAAACGAAAAATAAAAAAGCCGTGTTGGGTGTGGGTGTTTTGCTATTGGGCATTCCTGCATTAATGGGCTTTCAGAACTATACCCCTCACGACAGAAGTCACCGCTATACGGCTTATGATTACGCTTATTCCACACTGAAATCTTTGCCTAAAAACGATATTTTATTCGTTTATGGCGATAATGACACCTACCCACTTTGGGCAATCCAAGAAACGGAAAGGTTCCGAGATGATGTTAAGGTGGTTAATTTTACGCTCCTTGCTACGCCTTGGAATATTGACCAAAACAAACGAAGAACTTATAATAGTATGCCGGTGCCTTCCGCTTTGGTGCACGAGGATTACCGAGAAGGTGTTAATGAGCAAATCCACACGCTGTCACCTAACGAGTGGCAACAGATTTTTGAAAACCTTAAAGCCAATGGAGCGCCAGAGGATATTTTAAGAAGTTTTAGAAAATACCAAACCCAAGACCAAATGACCTTAAAAGAGGCAATTGCTTTTCTCAAACAGAAATCTGAGGATAAAGATTTGGTTTTAAAAATGCTCTATGGCGAAGAAAAATATGAGCAATACAACTTCCTTCCTGTGAGCAAATTTGTCCTCCCTGTGAATGTTAAAAATGCTGTTAAATCAGGCATTATCAAACCTCAAGATGCTACAAAAGCGGAATCTCAAATCGTGATTAACTATAAAAAATCAACGCTATTTAAAAACGATTTGATGATGATGGACATCCTCGCTCATTTTGATTGGAACCGCCCAATTCACTTTTCTGTAGGCGGTATTTATGATGAAACCAACATTTTTTACCTCAAAAATTATTTACAATATGATGGTTTCAGCTATCGTTTAGTACCGATTAAAACCGAAGAAACTGAAGATGGTGAGTTTGGTCGTGTAGATGCTGATGAGCTCTATCAAGTGGTGAAGAATTTCCGTTGGGGCAACTTCAAGGACTTAAATGCCCACTTTGATGAAACTTGTACTTCTAACATTTACAGCTACAGAAGTTCTGCCAGCAGGGCAGCGGAGGTATTGGCTGCCAAAGGCGAAAGACAAAAAGCCCGCGAAATCTTGAACTTAGCCAATACCGAAATTCCTGTTGAAAAATACAATGATCCTCGTTCTTTAACGGCTATCATTTACGCATATATCCTCGCTGGCGAAGAGAAAAAAGGCTTAGCATTAGCCGACCAACTCCAAAAAGAGATTATGAACGAGTACGATTATTATCTATCCCTTTCGCCGAGAGATCAGCAGTATGTTAAGCGCCAAATGGCAACCCAACCGATGCTTTATTCTATGGTGGTCGCCTCGGTGGCAGATGCCTATAAAAAGTTAGGAAATGAGAAAAAAGGATATCAGTATTTAATTGATGCCGTTAAACCGATTGATAAAAAATTCAATATTTTTATTGAGGATCTCCTCGCTATGGGTAAAGAAAAAGCCAATAGAGAATCAGAAAATGTGCAGAAAATAACGCCTTTCTATCAGTATTTATTTGAGGTTATGAAACCTTACGATACCACTTATCCAGCCGAAAAGATGAGCCAAATAGAAGAAACCCTCATCTCTACATTGTCTGGCGGTGCTAAACAATTGAAAGAGCGGACGACCAACCAACCAACTGATGCCACGAAGGTTCAAAAACCTAAAACATCAAGCCCAAATACAGATACGCTGAGCGTTAAAATAGAAGAAAGCGCATCAGAATAA